A portion of the Haemorhous mexicanus isolate bHaeMex1 chromosome 3, bHaeMex1.pri, whole genome shotgun sequence genome contains these proteins:
- the VGLL2 gene encoding transcription cofactor vestigial-like protein 2 isoform X1, protein MSCLDVMYQVYGPSQPYFAAAYSPYHQKLAFYSKMQEAPESGSSASAGSSFSSHAAASIKEEDCSPEKERPPEAEYISSRCVLFTYFQGDISAVVDEHFSRALSQPSSFSLGSAKAARNAGSWRDGSFPMSQRIFPPSFWNSTYQPSSVPASLSSPLSAAAHSELPFAAASDPYAPASLHGHLHQGGPEPWHHAHHHHHHHHHHHPYIGTQSTAYPRPAAMHEVYGPHFDPRYGSLLVPTASVRPHRLTPASVSTPVSPPCELGKGEAGAAAAWTTPGPFPSATGDMAQSIGLNVDTARRYSFCGGSLLS, encoded by the exons ATGAGCTGTTTGGATGTTATGTACCAAGTCTACGGTCCTTCCCAGCCCTACTTCGCAGCAGCCTACAGCCCCTACCACCAG aaACTCGCCTTTTACTCCAAAATGCAGGAAGCCCCAGAGAGCGGCAGCAGCGCCAGCGCcggcagctccttctccagccacGCAGCGGCCAGCATCAAGGAGGAGGACTGCAGCCCCGAGAAGGAGCGACCCCCCGAGGCCGAGTACATCAGCTCCCGCTGTGTCCTCTTCACCTACTTCCAGGGGGACATCAGCGCCGTGGTGGATGAGCACTTCAGCCGGGcgctcagccagcccagcagcttctccctgggCAGCGCGAAGGCGGCGCGGAACGCGGGGTCCTGGCGGG ATGGATCCTTCCCAATGAGCCAGCGCATCTTCCCGCCATCCTTCTGGAACAGCACCTACCAGCCCTCCTCGGTCCCAGCCAGCCTGAGCAGCCCCCTGtcagctgctgcccacagcgAGCTGCCCTTCGCCGCTGCCTCCGACCCCTACGCGCCCGCCTCTCTGCACGGCCACCTGCACCAGGGTGGCCCCGAGCCCTGGCACCACGcgcaccaccaccaccaccaccaccaccaccaccacccctaCATCGGCACACAGAGCACCGCCtacccccgccccgccgccatGCACGAGGTCTACGGGCCCCACTTTGACCCCCGCTACGGCTCGCTCCTGGTGCCCACCGCCTCCGTCCGCCCGCACCGCCTCACCCCCGCCTCCGTGTCCACACCAGTCAGCCCCCCCTGTGAACTGGGCAAGGGTGAAGCGGgcgctgctgcagcctggacGACACCGGGCCCCTTCCCCAGTGCAACGGGAGACATGGCACAGAGCATTGGCCTCAATGTGGACACAG CTCGCCGTTACTCCTTCTGTGGTGGATCCCTTCTGAGCTGA
- the VGLL2 gene encoding transcription cofactor vestigial-like protein 2 isoform X2, whose product MSCLDVMYQVYGPSQPYFAAAYSPYHQKLAFYSKMQEAPESGSSASAGSSFSSHAAASIKEEDCSPEKERPPEAEYISSRCVLFTYFQGDISAVVDEHFSRALSQPSSFSLGSAKAARNAGSWRDGSFPMSQRIFPPSFWNSTYQPSSVPASLSSPLSAAAHSELPFAAASDPYAPASLHGHLHQGGPEPWHHAHHHHHHHHHHHPYIGTQSTAYPRPAAMHEVYGPHFDPRYGSLLVPTASVRPHRLTPASVSTPVSPPCELGKGEAGAAAAWTTPGPFPSATGDMAQSIGLNVDTGNELPSVSSSFFCFSSLHSQVCNLRIKARICTGFRAVLHSSSPGSPL is encoded by the exons ATGAGCTGTTTGGATGTTATGTACCAAGTCTACGGTCCTTCCCAGCCCTACTTCGCAGCAGCCTACAGCCCCTACCACCAG aaACTCGCCTTTTACTCCAAAATGCAGGAAGCCCCAGAGAGCGGCAGCAGCGCCAGCGCcggcagctccttctccagccacGCAGCGGCCAGCATCAAGGAGGAGGACTGCAGCCCCGAGAAGGAGCGACCCCCCGAGGCCGAGTACATCAGCTCCCGCTGTGTCCTCTTCACCTACTTCCAGGGGGACATCAGCGCCGTGGTGGATGAGCACTTCAGCCGGGcgctcagccagcccagcagcttctccctgggCAGCGCGAAGGCGGCGCGGAACGCGGGGTCCTGGCGGG ATGGATCCTTCCCAATGAGCCAGCGCATCTTCCCGCCATCCTTCTGGAACAGCACCTACCAGCCCTCCTCGGTCCCAGCCAGCCTGAGCAGCCCCCTGtcagctgctgcccacagcgAGCTGCCCTTCGCCGCTGCCTCCGACCCCTACGCGCCCGCCTCTCTGCACGGCCACCTGCACCAGGGTGGCCCCGAGCCCTGGCACCACGcgcaccaccaccaccaccaccaccaccaccaccacccctaCATCGGCACACAGAGCACCGCCtacccccgccccgccgccatGCACGAGGTCTACGGGCCCCACTTTGACCCCCGCTACGGCTCGCTCCTGGTGCCCACCGCCTCCGTCCGCCCGCACCGCCTCACCCCCGCCTCCGTGTCCACACCAGTCAGCCCCCCCTGTGAACTGGGCAAGGGTGAAGCGGgcgctgctgcagcctggacGACACCGGGCCCCTTCCCCAGTGCAACGGGAGACATGGCACAGAGCATTGGCCTCAATGTGGACACAGGTAATGAGCTGCCCTCGG tttcttcttcctttttttgtttttcttctctccattCTCAGGTTTGCAACCTCAGGATAAAAGCAAGGATCTGTACTGGTTTTAGAGCTGTCCTTCACTCTTCTTCCCCTGGCTCTCCCCTGTAG